atatactgaTTCTTTGTAagtaaaaactcatttataacagtATAAATTCCTATTAAAAGATGTAgtataatttaattcaaattaaatattatgtattataaaaaaccactatatatacaataaaaacaagtatatatgtatttaaaaaCGTATACTTATTTATGcgttatcttttttaatttatttgttcaATATTCTAGCAAATTCATTAAATaggtaattaataaatcaatagtCTAGTCAAAAAGTATTGACACAAAAAACGAAACATTGCAAAAAAATCATTCATttattgttaaaaaaaaaaaatatattatttttttttttttactaaatatacattaaaaaataaaaagagaaaacttcatttaaatataataaaagaagataaaatctgttaaaataaaataacaaaagaaAATTGAATCcacttaaataataaaagaaaattaaaagaatgtCATGATTTTAATGTACAGAATATGCATgctaattaaataaagaataaaaaatatttataaatttttaaagataatgaaatatttaaattcaaCGAAAGGGTatgctttattttattttattttattttatttttttttttatagtaaagtttattcaattttttatgaaaaaaaatttctttaaattttttccttattataaaaatataaaaaatttaatacgAAATTGTATTACAGATAAtcatatacatttatatattctaaaaaattgATCATTAAAGAGATTCCAAATGAAAGTGCATTCAGTTTTACTCTATTATTTTTCAGTAATAATATTCAaattagttaaaaaaaaaagcgtttcattaattattttttattttatttttttaattttttataggtCATAACAGTAATAAGTGTTTACTTTTATGGAATTAATCAAAATTACCAACGTGGGTtaatgaatttaatttttatgaaaaaaatattttgtgcttgtaataaatattataataattcttttttatattttatcagGTTTAAACTTAAATTTATGAAGTATAAGGAAATACAATGGGTAAGAAATTTAGCAGAATCTAGCATCGAAGAGAAGGGACTGGCAGATAATTCAGATGTTGAACTAGTATTGAAAAGGGAACTGATTGGAAAgaattttgataatttaacaattccatttttaaatttaacaaGTGTATTGCTTAAGGATTATGATAAAATCTtggaaagaaagaaaaatgatcttagttatatatataatactttAATTAGTATCAACAGTGAATTGTCTgcttttttaaaagattcaCTTGCTGATTCAAAAAGTCATATAAATAAGATATTTAAGGATCCAAATTATTTTGCTGAATTAAAGTCAGAATTATATGCATACAGTAGAGGAAATGTGATTCTACATGTTAATGAGAATGACGTACgtttattaattaataagAAAGATGGAgatgaatatttaaaaaggttacattttaataaagatattaCTTTAGACTTAGAAAATTCTTTCGATTACTTTAATGAATTAAGtgaaaagaataatatattttcccCTAAACTTGATGATGCTTGGAATTATCAAATGCATGCAAGATTATATTTAGATGAATCTATTGGCATATTCCCtttaaaatatctttatGAATACAGATACAATTCAGATAATGTAAAAGATGAATCTTTtgcttatttttatattgtaaTGGATTCTCTTTTATATGAATTTCATCATCATTTATTTAaggataaaaaatatgataaaaatttagaattttttaatcGTTTATTTAGCAAGGATAAGAAAGATGTTGGAAATTTTTCTGAAACTATAGATCTTGAACATTTGAGTTCTTTAGTTAATTCATCTAATATCCTATTAGatgaattattaataaaaaaaactagTGAATTATTTATGAACATAAATATTGAACCAAATACTGGAATTAAAAAGATGATAGGTTTCATTGCATATATACTTGAAACAGATCGTTCTAAAAATGAATCTATGTTAGAAAATGTGAAAACATGGTACGGGggaaaatatgaaaatcCAATTTtggataatatatatgaatcaTTTTTACAAGAAAAAGGAGATATAGAAAAATCCTCAGATTCATTTAAAGAATATGTAAAaactaaatataatattgatGTCAACAGTGAAAGCATTAGGTCAATGGTAAAAATACTTCATAGTTTATCTAATGAAAAGGAAATTAAGGGAATATTTGGTGCTATTGTACACTTATTATTGTGTAAGAAACAACTAAGTGAATATTCGAATTTTCTAGAATTACTTAAATCAAAAAGTAAGAAGTCACACACTAGTTCAGTTGTGCATATCTCAGGGGATAAATCTAGAGATTTAGTGCCAAAATTTATGGATCTTTATGAAAGAAACcgtttttttaacaaaatatatattagcGATATTGGTATAAAT
This region of Plasmodium relictum strain SGS1 genome assembly, contig: PRELSG_00_v1_45, whole genome shotgun sequence genomic DNA includes:
- a CDS encoding fam-f protein — translated: MKVHSVLLYYFSVITVISVYFYGINQNYQRGFKLKFMKYKEIQWVRNLAESSIEEKGLADNSDVELVLKRELIGKNFDNLTIPFLNLTSVLLKDYDKILERKKNDLSYIYNTLISINSELSAFLKDSLADSKSHINKIFKDPNYFAELKSELYAYSRGNVILHVNENDVRLLINKKDGDEYLKRLHFNKDITLDLENSFDYFNELSEKNNIFSPKLDDAWNYQMHARLYLDESIGIFPLKYLYEYRYNSDNVKDESFAYFYIVMDSLLYEFHHHLFKDKKYDKNLEFFNRLFSKDKKDVGNFSETIDLEHLSSLVNSSNILLDELLIKKTSELFMNINIEPNTGIKKMIGFIAYILETDRSKNESMLENVKTWYGGKYENPILDNIYESFLQEKGDIEKSSDSFKEYVKTKYNIDVNSESIRSMVKILHSLSNEKEIKGIFGAIVHLLLCKKQLSEYSNFLELLKSKSKKSHTSSVVHISGDKSRDLVPKFMDLYERNRFFNKIYISDIGINRSLIELWKNAKKLSVLKRLVHLLNKELIKSKSTYFGSGKIKSVNKNVILFLLYSIKESEDIYDKYGLSKFF